The following nucleotide sequence is from Salvia miltiorrhiza cultivar Shanhuang (shh) chromosome 7, IMPLAD_Smil_shh, whole genome shotgun sequence.
AGGGTAGAGAAGAGAGGGAGGCAAGAgagtgtggagagagagagagagagagagagagagagagagagagagagagagagagagatagatagaTAAATTAGGGTTTAAGGGGGGAGATTAATTAGGATAgtgtttaattagaaattaattagttcCTAAAATTTGcctaaaaatgaaatgaaacaagattattgggacaaaccaaaaaggaaagtgagacaagattattgggacgaatggagtaatttttagatatgaaaattgataaaaatttaaaaaaaaagtaagaatgaattagaattgaggaaaattagaatggagtaattggaatgaatgagaatttatAATCCGTCATCTTCATAAATGAATATTAGCGGATAGTGCATCGGAAGATAAAAAAGACTAAATTCATTCAACCGTATAAGTTCAGCAATGCTCTTTTGAGCAAtggaatcaatttatttatatttgaaagaaaaaatattaacaattgaatttaatagttattatatatatatatatatatatatatatatatatgtgtgtgtgtgtgtgtgtgtgtgtgtgtgtgtgtgtgtgtgttggacGAGGGGGGAGAGAGTTCAATTAAAAACCATTTTTATTGTAAGAACTTAgaactaaattaattatttttccatcTTGATGGATATGATTAAATCCTATTCTAAAggttgtttattttttttttttgtagatttaataattaagaaTACTTATCAAATTTTGCATTTGTGATCAAATTTGTTGCGATTTTTAAGGGATCTATAGTCTTTTTCTATAGTAGTTTTTTATTCCTAATATACACTAGGTATTAGaggcaaattaaaatatattaagtaTTATTGATCAAAGGTATAGATTAGTTCTACATTCTTATCTTAAggatgatttttattttaactcaaTTGAAGTATTATATACATTGAAATCTGAATTGGTCTGTCCATGAGGTCGAAGATAATTTTTTAGGGAATATAAGTAGAATTAATAACATGAACgtcatatatattaaagtaaatcatgtacgttttaaattgaaattgcaaaGTTGGATATCATAaagtataatattacaataatcattacagcctcaaaattacaaatacttatgtattttctattttcgtgtaaggatataaataaaattttattgatcagtggaatattagtataatatttttttagatattcaatagtttttagatatataatgattcttagatatttaatagtttttggatatgaaaattgattaaaaatttttaaaaaagggaatgagaattgagaaaaattagaatagaatgattatacgacgccacgtaggatataatttattttgttgaaatatttatataatgattttttagatatttagtttttaaatatatcacgacttttagatttttaatggtttttagatatagaaattgattaaaatttagaaaaaaaaaaaaagaatgaatgagaattgaggaagattagaatgaagtgattatacgatgccacgtaggatatgatttatttggttcaaaattacaaatacttatgtattttctatttttcgtgtaaggatataaataaaattttattgatcagtggaatattagtataatgttttttagatattcaatagtttttagatatataatgatttttagatatttaatagtttttggatatgaaaattgattgaaaaataaaaaaataagaatgaatgagaattgaggaaaattagaatgaagtgattatacgacgccatgtaggataaaatttattttgttgaagtatttatataatgatttttttgatattttgtttttaaatatatcatgacttttaaatttttaatgatttttagatatagaaattgattaaaatttagaaaaaaataagaatgaatgagaattgaggaaaactagaatggagtgattgtaTGATATCACGTACGATAGGATTTATTCTGCtttaatatatagattattttatcaaaagttatttgttttaatatttttttggagTGAAATTGAAAATCGTTATATTTTAAAGCTTTATATAGAAAACGGTTACTtgtataaaaatacatattcCATGTCCAAATTAAGATGAATGGATCACTATATCCTTGAATGGTGATGAATTTGCGTGTTTTTCTTATGAAAAATCTTACATTTTCTTACATAAttgtaattatataaaaaagaaaaatgttatAATCATACAATTATTGTATTGCTCGATTAATgattttctaaaattgtgagatttatttaaattttaatttttaaataatgtaTTCGACAGTTTACTAAAATGTAATACTCCCCCCCCCACCCGTCCCAAAGAAGTTGAgtcgtatttctttttgggtcaTCCCAACAAAGTTGAGTCGTTTTCATTTTTAGAATAAATTAAAGCTATTTTTCCATTCATTCTCTCtttcattttactttttcattcactttttcatttcattttttcactAAACATTGAGGCATGTTTGAAAAGCTGGTTGTGAAATGTTAAGTTACTCAAACCCAAAAAAACGTGATATGGGTTGTGTTGGTTATGCTCTATTGACTGCATTTGGTAGGAGAAGTTTAAAAGCGCATGAAATGTCCCGTATGTTCtcattaatattttgaaatgacaattatgcccttatatatatatccttATTATATCTAGCTCAATTCTCTCTAAAGTGACGCGGTTGCAGCAATTTGCTTTCTCAATCATAAAATGAAGCCAGACATCTCAATGCTTCCATAAATTTGTGCAGAGCTGCTCACAAAGCTGGTGCTGCTACTGCTATTGTAAAGAGGCCCCCTCTCATCCCCTTCGCCCCTCGATTCCATAAATTTGTTGTACCCAAATTTGCTGCTACAACTCACAAAGTTGTTCACAAATTTGTGCTTCTTCGATTTCAAGTCTTTCCTGTTCAAGAGCGAGGAGAATCTGAAGAATCCACGAATTCGCTAAAACCCCTCTTTGGAGCTTGAATTTCCCCTATCAATCACTGCCTGACAAAAGAATCCACGAATTCGCTAAAACCCCTCTTTCGAGCTTGAATTTTACCGCCGCTATAAGCTCCAAAGGCTCGATTTTGAAGTCCGCGAACGATGCCTTCGACCTCGGCCGGAAGCTATGGCGGGAGCTCGAATTGATCGGCAAGAACAACAGTAATAGGGGATTTAGCGGCTTTACTTGTTTGAATAAGAGTAGCAGCAACGACAGCTGAGTATTGCGGGGCAATTTTGAGGAAAAAAAACATATGCACTGTAGCATTCAAGCTTCGCTAACCGGGGGTGACCCCACACGTGGATCactagaaaaatattttatggacgaaaagagagtatatataaaattggtgattattttgattgcagtggagaaatggtcccaccactttatgacatatgtggttgagattgaatttggggtgagttttttttataaataaagagtgttagtaaagataaaatattaaagatgaTGGTGGGATCATTGCcttaaaagaaaagtgacataatcttgacaGACGCgccatataataatttttatataattttgacGTACTGAGGgagtgttatttttataattgtgaaattTTTTATTCACACATCAAATCAAATACACAATAACTTTTAGTATTAAAATTCGTACAGGCtctcctttaaaaaaaatattttatgaattgGGGGAATATATTAATACTTAAGGATATATTAGTATCTTTGCGTTAGTTTAAAGATGgaatcatatttttataaaaataaacatattttttatataagaaAGTGGGCATTTTTAGCCATTGACAATTTTTTAGGTTAAATATTCGCTTGTTATAACACGAAATAGGGGACCatacaattaaaaagaaaatgaaatgaatTTCAACCCCACATGTTGGAATGATTGTTCACCGTTGATTGAACATCAAACCAAAAAATAATACAGTATATATTTCATTCAAAGAAAAGCagtcaaataaaataaaataaaaaaattccctcaaaaaaaaaaaaaatttaaaacacacgcacacactgacacacaagcaaacatccACCACCATTGAAGTCGAGTAGCAAATATTTAGCCAAAAAGAAACATGTGGACGTCTCTTCACTCTGCTGCATCTCCATATATTTCAATTCCAATCTCCTAACCCAaatatatatactctcatctCATCAATAAATCCTACCAAATTTATAGGATCCCAGTGAGCAAAAATCCCACTTTCCAAACCaaaaaattcaattttctttttcatttggTCATTACTACATACACCAAAAAAAAATGTCGGTAACAATTAGGCTACAGCATATGAGCAGTGCATCATCATCAACTGCCATAACCACAATCAAGAAAAGCCGTTACGCCACCAAATTTCACCCCAAAACCATATACCATCCCAACTCATTGGCCCCACTTGTGTTCCCTCACAAAAAGATGCAGTCTTTATCAAAATCTCGCTCCGACAATCCCGCAGTGACGGTGAAGAGCTCCCTGATAGAGCCGGACGGCGGCGCGCTGGTGGATCTCGTGGTGCCTGAGAGCCAGAGGGCGGCGAAGATCGCGGAGGCGGAGGCGCTGCCGAAGGTGAGGTTGAGCAAGATTGATGTGGAGTGGGTGCATGTGGTAAGTGAGGGGTGGGCTAGCCCCCTCAAGGGTTTTATGAGAGAGGATGAGTATTTGCAAAGCTTGCATTTCAATTGTGTGAGAATGGAGGATGGCAGTTTGGTAAATATGTCTTTGCCCATTGTGTTGCCCATTGATGATGAGGTCAAGGGACAAATTGGGGATTCCAGTAGTGTTGCATTGGTTGGAACTGATGGTGACTTGGTTGCCATTCTTAGCAGGTTAGATTAATTACTTTTGGTTTCAATGTTGGATGCATGgaaagttgttttttttttcatctttttcattatctttttataattaTGTTACTGCGGGAGTTGTTGGGGGTGGGTTATGCTGCTTATCTTGAATAAATTGTAGAAAACACTCTCAATATTTTGTGGAatcttaaaaaggaaaaaaatggagCTTGTGAGATATATGGTGTTAGGATTGCCCACCCCATTATCTTGAGGTTAAGGAAGCAGTGGACCTAATTTCTTGGTATTGAGTTGTTTGCTTGCGCTTTTAACATAGTTTTAGCTCATGTGGTCCATATTTTTGTTTCGTGTTGAAAAGTTTCTTTCTGAGTTACTTCAAAAGGCATATTATAGTTGCAAGATTGTTTTTGTTGAGGAAATATTTGTCCCAATGGTAGTTGTGGATTAAGTTTTAGTTGTGTTTTATATAATGAATTTAGTGAAAGTTGTGGTTTGATGGTACTTCCTAAACTCTTATTGATGAATTTTGTGTACAATTTGCTGATGGTTGTGAAAGAAGGTTCGGTATCGATCTTTAGCTTTAGCTTATAATAACAAAAAACAAATGAGTCTAGATATTTAGCATTAAAAGTTGAAGAGATTTATCGAGTGGTGGAACAAGGACAATGTCTATTGTTCTCTCTAAttctttcaaaattaattacaatGATGCATCATGTCTTTTCTCTGGTTAGGCAATGTGATTGGTGAAGTTTCTATGAAATGTGATTTCGTAATAATTATGAGTATTTCACAGCACAATCTATCTAGCTTATGAATGAGCTTAAATAGTAAACTCACTTTATGTTGGAGTAATGTAGTGAGGCTACCTGTAGTCAATATATTTGTAGTTTCACACGATAGAACCAACATTATGAACTGATTTCGTCGTTCCAGAAGCAGTTGATATATGAGAGGACCTGCTAGTTTAGTTTTCGCCTTATTCATGGTCACATTTATCTGTCTTAAGAAAGATCTTAAGAAAGAGCAGAATGTTTCACAGATGAATCATGCTCGAACAGAGAGACTGCAGCATGCATGATGAGATTGTATCCTAGCATTATATACTTAGTTTTCTACTCATGTCTTGTGGCAGCATTGAAATATACAAGCACAACAAAGAGGAAAGAATTGCAAGAACATGGGGAACCACAGCTCCGGGATTACCTTACGTTGAGGAGGTGATTAGCGCGGCTGGCAACTGGCTCATAGGTGGAGATCTTCAAGTGCTAAAGCCTATCAAGTACAATGATGGTCTTGATCACTACAGGCTTTCTCCAAAGCAGCTTCGTGATGAATTCGACAGACGTAAGGCGGATGCAGTCTTTGCTTTTCAGCTGAGAAATCCAGTACATAATGGTCATGCTTTGCTCATGAACGACACTCGTAGGAGGCTTTTGGAAATGGGTTACAAGAACCCAATTCTTTTGCTGCATCCTTTGGGTGGCTTTACTAAGGCTGATGATGTTCCACTCGATGTTCGCATGGAACAACATAGCAAGGTTTCTATATCTCTTTgctctactcttttttttttaatcaacatCTGAGATATAGTAATTATATATGCTCAATAGTGTGACTAACTGAGAGCATAGGTGATAACATCACAAAATATTGGCATGTAACAATTACTACTCTAGAAGAATATGTTACAATGAAGTTTGCTCTTGCAACTCCTTCCATCTTTAAATTGACTTGACTAAATTGCTTCTTCAATGTATCATACAGTTGAAATTTCATTGAAGTTTTTTATTCTCACAAAGGTGCTCGAAGACGGGGTTCTGGATCCTGAAACTACGATCGTCTCTATCTTCCCTTCACCGATGCATTATGCTGGACCGACTGAAGTGCAATGGCATGCAAAGGCACGAATCAATGCAGGTGCGAATTTCTACATAGTAGGCCGCGATCCTGCTGGTATGGGTCACCCAACAGAGAAGAGGGACCTGTACGATCCAGATCACGGGAAGAAGGTGCTTAGCATGGCTCCTGGTCTCGAAAAGCTGAACATTCTTCCCTTCAAGGTAAGTGGCATAATCTTTACCGTTTTAATTTTGATCATAGTCTTTTCTTAGCCATATGTATTTAACACTGATTTTTTGCCTTTCATCATGTATCTTCTTTCTTCAAACTCACGATTTGATGTGTTGAACAACTTGGTCAAATCGAAAGAGATATAGTCCCTCCATCCCGGAACAAATGTTCTTAGCCATTAAAACTCGTATACTAAGGAAGTGGGCAATTTTACTCTTCTTATCCATAATTATGGCATGGAAAACTGAAAAAAAGTAAAGAATTAGCATTGAGGAAGAGAATAAAATGGAAAGTTTGGCATCATTTTACCATGGAAAGTTGGGACACTTATTCAGGGAATATATTTCACCATTTGGTCTCATGTCTCATCAAATCATTTGGTTGCGTTTGTGATTTGCTGTTTGTAAGATCTTTCTTCAATGATGGAGATTTGGTGGCTGCGCTGAATCATGTGACTACTATCTTGAATTGAATGAGTTTGGTAATTGATGTAGGTTGCTGCATACGATACTAAAGCCAAGCAGATGGCATTTTTTGACCCCTCTCGCGCTAAAGAATTTCTCTTCATATCTGGAACTAAAGTAACTTAGCTCCCTCTGTCTCTGCTTTCTACAGATTGCATTACAAGTGGATAGATTTTCTCATAATTTTGTTGATATGCAGATGAGGGCTTATGCAAGAAGCGGCGAGAACCCACCCGATGGTTTTATGTGTCCAGGCGGATGGCAAGTTTTGGTGAGATACTACGAGAGCCTGCAGGCTGAGGATTCTCCAAAAAAGCAGACTGTCAATGCTTAATTCTATCATCCAACTTCACTGCAACTACAAGTGTGAGATAATTCATCCAACTCCCTCGATTTTGGTTCTCACTTGGTAGATGAACACAACTTGTGGCATGAACAAATAGTTTGGGCCAATCATCTGATTTATTACTCTTCATTTTTCTCCTCTATTTCACCCTTCAACATTATGTGGAGCTCTTAACTATGAAAATTTCTTTCCAATATGTGAGAAAGAGCGAGTTGCTCCATATCCGGCTGTAGCAAGTAGCTTCTGTAGTCCGAGGAAAGCATGAAGCTGGATTTATTCCTTCTAATATAGGCAAACCTAGCATAACCTACCATCAACAGAAAGAGAGGTAAGCATATATATTGGGAAATATTGTTAAGAATATCTTGGAGTGGAGATGCTTGAACAATCCATTCATGTGACGTACAAATTGAAAGAATATAGTAGGTTTATTACGATTGGGTTTCGCATGAAAATATGTGCTTGGGTTTTATTCCAAGTAAACCCAATTGGGTTAACAACCCAAAAGTATTTTGggcaaaaaataatactaatttaGACCTAAACACCACTCAAAGCACCCAAACTGAAGGGGCCATGTTAAGTGGGACGGCGAGAGTATAATTTAGACCTAAACAGTAAACACCACTCAAAGCGCCCGATCGTCGATGGTGGCGCGCGTGTATGTGCGTGAGGCCAAAGCCCACTATCCAAGCCTACAAGTTATTAAGTCCTTGAACTTAACAATTTATATACAAGAGAGAACTTCTCTCTTTTTTAAATATGGGGCAAGTAAAATGTTACACCACTATATAATATTCAAATTTTGGCATACAATATATCTTTCATCGAAAATCgattttgagacttcaagtacaCCAGGTTCATCTACTTATAGTAAAGGATAGTTTTTTCCCGCAAAAAATACCTGCAATTACATGCAGACAGATGTAAAAGAATAGGCATGCATCCATTGATTGCATGCTGCACCCATTTTATTGGTTCACAAACCCAATGCAGAAAAGTTTCAAATCCGGCCCACATAATTTCACCTCTCTCTGATTTCTCTTCTCACtcgctctctttctctctcggtCTCAAACTGCAGTCGTCGGTCGTCGCTTCCCCCGTCTCCTCCGCCTCAGACATCTCCATCAAACAAAAGGTATGGTAGTAGGCTGTTTGGGTGTTTTGATTTTTTACTTTTCGTATTACCTAATAATCTACCGATTAAGTTGAACATTTTGTAGatctatgaaaatatatataatcggACATTAGTATGAGTTTGGAAATTCTTCAATGTAAATCTAGTTATTTTAGATCTACcaccatttaaattatttacagTAAACATTAACTTAATTTCCTTAATTATTATGTGCAAGAAGAATCTGTATAAATGAACTCGTATTTGGCCAACAAATTCGAGTCTGGCTACTTGATACATTGAAAGAAGAAGCAATTTAGTCAAGTCAATTTATAGATGGAAACTTCATCGTAACATATTCCTCTGGATTAGTAATTGTTGCATGCCAATATTTTGTGATGTTATCATCTATGGTCTCAACTAGTCAAACTATTGagtatatatattgataaaaaaaatgagtagAGCAAAGAGATACAGAAAGCTTGCTATGTTGTTCCATACGAATCCCATAGAACGAAGTAAAAGAATTGGGTTCGTGAAATCCATTTCCAAAAGCCTCCTGAGTGAGCATTATGAAGTGTATTTTTGAGCTGAAAAGCAAAGACCGAAGTTGCTTTGGAGAAAGCTTGTAGTGATGAAGTAGATAGGCTTTAGCACTTGAAGATCTCCACCTATGAGCCAGTAATCACCTCCTCAACGTAAGGTTACAATTCTTTCCTCTTTCTTGTGCCATGAAAATGAAATACTTCAATTTGAATACTAGTTTTTACCTATGTAAGGGATGACCTTTCGTAAATATTTTACCTACGTATTTcgtctaattaaaaaaaatacttaaatttGAATAGTTTTttaccaataattaaatttagttAATAGTGGGCCGTTTAATTGTCTTGGCCCATCGGGCAAAATTTCTTGGATCCTTTAGGCTTGTTTTATAAGGCAATAAATATGGTAGCCCAAAATTATATCCTCTTAGGAAGAATAATTTTATTCACaaacttctttttattttccatagtcctttttaataataataataataataataataataataataataataataataataataagggttaattgcatgaaaatacttGACCTTATTcgaaaatttggttttttgacaatcattttaattgtagcaaaaatttcattcacatttcaatttattgcaatgtccgtccggagtaattttccgACCAATTTAAATCTGAGTTGACAGCCGAAATGCCAATGTGGCAtcaaaaatgccaaatcacaccccccctcccccccctcAAATTTGaattggccggaaaattactctggatggacattgcaataaattgaaatgtGGATGAagtttttgctacaattaaaaagattatcaaaaaaccagattttcgaataaggtcaggtattttcatgcaattaaccctaataataataataataataataataataataataataataataataataataataataataataataataataataataataataatcctcTTAAccttcaaattaaattcctaaTAAATCCTATAATCACCGTATTCCCAGAAACATGAGCCTGAAATTTGGAAAGTTTAAAAGAAAGTAATTAAGAAGTAGTAAAAGAACAAGGTGGAGTTTAGTATGGTGTTCCAGTATACCACCTAAGAAGTAAGAATGGGGCACAACTTCTGTGACGTGCTTGGAAAGTATCGGTCTGGTGGGTGGCCTACTCTCCCAATAAATAGGTCCATGGCTTTGGAAGAATTATTGATAATGAGTTTGGTGGTGAAAGTGTTGAGCTTTTTGGTGTATGTCTCTAAATTCTTGTGTGCAAGAGGGAACATGGAGATCCTGATTCCTTACAAGATGCTCGATTGCAAGTCGGGTGATCCACGATGGGTTCGATCAAAGCTCAAGTTTTATGTGTGCCGGCGGATGGCAAGTTTTGGTGAGATGCTACGAGAGCCTGCAGGCTGAGGATTCT
It contains:
- the LOC130995560 gene encoding ATP sulfurylase 2 isoform X2, translated to MSVTIRLQHMSSASSSTAITTIKKSRYATKFHPKTIYHPNSLAPLVFPHKKMQSLSKSRSDNPAVTVKSSLIEPDGGALVDLVVPESQRAAKIAEAEALPKVRLSKIDVEWVHVVSEGWASPLKGFMREDEYLQSLHFNCVRMEDGSLVNMSLPIVLPIDDEVKGQIGDSSSVALVGTDGDLVAILSSIEIYKHNKEERIARTWGTTAPGLPYVEEVISAAGNWLIGGDLQVLKPIKYNDGLDHYRLSPKQLRDEFDRRKADAVFAFQLRNPVHNGHALLMNDTRRRLLEMGYKNPILLLHPLGGFTKADDVPLDVRMEQHSKVLEDGVLDPETTIVSIFPSPMHYAGPTEVQWHAKARINAGANFYIVGRDPAGMGHPTEKRDLYDPDHGKKVLSMAPGLEKLNILPFKVAAYDTKAKQMAFFDPSRAKEFLFISGTKMRAYARSGENPPDGFMCPGGWQVLVRYYESLQAEDSPKKQTVNA
- the LOC130995560 gene encoding ATP sulfurylase 2 isoform X1; translation: MSVTIRLQHMSSASSSTAITTIKKSRYATKFHPKTIYHPNSLAPLVFPHKKMQSLSKSRSDNPAVTVKSSLIEPDGGALVDLVVPESQRAAKIAEAEALPKVRLSKIDVEWVHVVSEGWASPLKGFMREDEYLQSLHFNCVRMEDGSLVNMSLPIVLPIDDEVKGQIGDSSSVALVGTDGDLVAILSSIEIYKHNKEERIARTWGTTAPGLPYVEEVISAAGNWLIGGDLQVLKPIKYNDGLDHYRLSPKQLRDEFDRRKADAVFAFQLRNPVHNGHALLMNDTRRRLLEMGYKNPILLLHPLGGFTKADDVPLDVRMEQHSKVLEDGVLDPETTIVSIFPSPMHYAGPTEVQWHAKARINAGANFYIVGRDPAGMGHPTEKRDLYDPDHGKKVLSMAPGLEKLNILPFKVAAYDTKAKQMAFFDPSRAKEFLFISGTKMRAYARSGENPPDGFMCPGGWQVLVRYYESLQAEDSPKKQTVNA